One part of the Gossypium raimondii isolate GPD5lz chromosome 1, ASM2569854v1, whole genome shotgun sequence genome encodes these proteins:
- the LOC105782931 gene encoding uncharacterized protein LOC105782931 isoform X1 yields MAISFVYLLIDNERSIGGIASHGSPTDTDPNEIDLEAGPADQIQCRICLEIDGRDFIAPCKCKGTSKYVHRECLDHWRAVKMLRMRLRSSHGLKKFIRRWLS; encoded by the exons ATGGCtatttcctttgtttatttgttaatCGACAATGAGCGATCAATCGGAGGAATTGCCTCTCATGGCTCCCCCACCGACACTGACCCCAACGAGATCGACCTCGAGGCAGGTCCAGCCGATCAAATTCAGTGTCGAATTTGCCTCGAAATCGACG GTAGAGATTTTATTGCTCCTTGCAAGTGCAAAGGAACATCAAAATATGTACATCGGGAATGTTTAGATCATTGGCGAGCTGTAAAG ATGTTGAGAATGCGCTTGCGAAGTTCACATGGGCTAAAGAAGTTCATAAGAAGATGGTTAAGCTGA
- the LOC105782931 gene encoding uncharacterized protein LOC105782931 isoform X2: MAISFVYLLIDNERSIGGIASHGSPTDTDPNEIDLEAGPADQIQCRICLEIDGRDFIAPCKCKGTSKYVHRECLDHWRAVKMYL; encoded by the exons ATGGCtatttcctttgtttatttgttaatCGACAATGAGCGATCAATCGGAGGAATTGCCTCTCATGGCTCCCCCACCGACACTGACCCCAACGAGATCGACCTCGAGGCAGGTCCAGCCGATCAAATTCAGTGTCGAATTTGCCTCGAAATCGACG GTAGAGATTTTATTGCTCCTTGCAAGTGCAAAGGAACATCAAAATATGTACATCGGGAATGTTTAGATCATTGGCGAGCTGTAAAG ATGTACCTTTAA